One segment of Ipomoea triloba cultivar NCNSP0323 chromosome 12, ASM357664v1 DNA contains the following:
- the LOC115998434 gene encoding protein FIP1-like: MSTERHSSGTFASPEDNTLFLDILHEAPLFGHRKPTRIVGSILYCFLLAGFASLAIGATWIFHPIKELVSPLLCSFNVILLFATGIFQQYLVYQVKKIRLQGYYIFSQKLKHIIRLPFATIAYGTAAMLLVMVWKPHISFLSTSTILRIILLVEVVCASSFISAYIGYVYQYNSLDSQPDVLKSLYSPLQPSSSLEGLRYHDGGRLSDQQMALLQYQQENIHFLNEEILRLQECLSKYEGSNDGNAPQVDLAHLLATRDQELRTVSAEMNQMQSELILARSLIAEKDAEIQRVRSTNNQYVEENERLRAILGEWSSRAAKLERALEAERMSNFEMQKKVTTLRSQSPNT, encoded by the exons ATTCCTTGACATACTACATGAGGCACCTTTATTTGGTCATCGGAAGCCTACAAGGATTGTTGGGAGCATTCTCTACTGTTTTCTATTG GCAGGTTTTGCTAGTTTGGCTATTGGAGCTACTTGGATATTTCATCCTATAAAAGAATTAGTTTCTCCCCTGCTGTGCAGTTTTAATGTTATCCTTCTGTTTGCCACAG GCATTTTTCAACAATACCTAGTATACCAAGTGAAAAAAATCCGACTACAG GGCTACTACATTTTCAGCCAGAAGTTGAAGCATATAATTCGTTTACCATTTGCCACGATTGCTTATG GAACTGCTGCAATGCTGCTTGTCATGGTCTGGAAACCACACATTAGCTTTCTATCCACATCTACAATACTCAG GATCATTTTATTGGTCGAAGTAGTATGTGCTAGTTCCTTCATCAGTGCTTATATTG GTTATGTCTATCAGTACAATTCACTTGATTCTCAACCTGATGTTCTAAAATCACTTTATTCTCCGCTTCAGCCATCTAGTTCTTTGGAAGGTTTGAG GTATCATGACGGGGGTCGACTTTCTGATCAGCAAATGGCTCTATTGCAATATCAACAAGAAAATATTCACTTTCTGAATGAGGAG ATTCTTAGATTGCAAGAATGCTTAAGCAAATATGAAGGATCTAATGATGGGAATGCACCTCAG GTTGATCTTGCTCATCTATTGGCAACTAGGGATCAGGAGTTGCGTACAGTTTCAGCTGAG ATGAATCAAATGCAATCTGAGCTAATACTTGCTCGATCTCTGATTGCTGAGAAGGATGCTGAGATTCAACGTGTACGTAGTACAAACAATCAG TATGTGGAGGAAAATGAAAGGCTTAGAGCTATTTTGGGGGAATGGAGTAGCCGGGCAGCCAAA CTTGAGCGCGCATTAGAGGCAGAAAGGATGTCGAACTTCGAAATGCAAAAGAAAGTTACCACTCTAAGAAGCCAAAGTCCAAACACATGA
- the LOC115999042 gene encoding uncharacterized protein LOC115999042, whose product MDAMHSEMTDEMFRIFHKIDRNLYSMLVFELGHDPFESVWVIALWIWLERIGFNNVVQTILSLPKSLISGLAGEATVCLKCIRDMLGVLAPAPSEILLTQRIVGKQLSLRFFLEHRVTASHGIKEVVAEVCVKALTDLMEAAIHRNTEQRFSDRMVMIPPAAQVPRTPSTQMGRPRGEASQVRPQPRTGTRGETSQARPPSNILPPEERTMFATFSKGYPVGEWEVMAFFTKLLGNCIEAIHMQAVKPHEQALYARVVFFNPEVINVILNGQQKAKFTINGKHIWMRRFIPRGTPAPLPQYPSMNPGPYL is encoded by the coding sequence ATGGATGCTATGCATTCTGAAATGACAGATGAGATGTTCAggattttccataaaattgacAGAAACCTCTATTCAATGCTTGTTTTTGAGCTGGGGCATGACCCCTTTGAATCTGTGTGGGTAATAGCTTTATGGATTTGGCTGGAGCGAATTGGGTTCAACAACGTCGTGCAAACGATCTTGTCCTTGCCCAAGAGTTTGATCTCTGGACTTGCTGGAGAGGCAACAGTATGCCTCAAATGCATCCGAGACATGCTTGGTGTGCTCGCACCTGCACCAAGCGAAATATTACTAACTCAACGAATTGTGGGAAAACAGTTGTCCCTCCGATTTTTCCTTGAACATCGGGTCACAGCATCCCATGGGATCAAGGAGGTGGTAGCTGAAGTTTGCGTCAAGGCCCTGACGGATCTCATGGAGGCAGCCATTCATAGAAACACCGAACAGCGTTTCTCTGACCGGATGGTGATGATACCCCCAGCAGCTCAGGTGCCCAGAACGCCGTCTACACAAATGGGACGACCAAGAGGTGAGGCGTCGCAGGTGAGACCTCAGCCCAGAACGGGAACAAGAGGTGAGACATCGCAGGCAAGACCTCCTTCCAACATCCTACCGCCAGAGGAGAGGACTATGTTCGCCACATTTTCCAAGGGCTATCCCGTGGGCGAATGGGAAGTTATGGCGTTCTTCACCAAGCTGTTAGGGAACTGCATCGAGGCCATCCACATGCAGGCGGTGAAGCCCCATGAACAGGCACTGTATGCACGGGTCGTCTTCTTCAACCCTGAAGTCATCAACGTCATTCTCAACGGCCAGCAGAAGGCAAAATTTACCATCAACGGTAAGCACATCTGGATGCGGAGATTCATCCCAAGGGGCACCCCCGCTCCATTGCCTCAATACCCATCAATGAATCCAGGTCCGTACCTGTGA
- the LOC115999043 gene encoding uncharacterized protein LOC115999043 — protein sequence MSIALEGNSSGDHGIERPGFVHGMTCIPIYKSAEFSVGNRRGTVEEEEEDDERSSSTTSSIGRNSDDSPGGRSSSGGGDADGDGEEVQSSFKGGALDNLEALEEVLPIKRGISKFYAGKSKSFTSLSHAASCSSLNEIVKPENAYTRKRKNLLAYNNFFNKNRNQMHQSNIGGLYKRPTNSRSSLALAATQEGNFNSNPSPPCSFLPPLPPQTQSYSIESSSPPEQKFRGWRSFSLFDLQGAAAGAPNTSGAKE from the exons ATGTCGATTGCGCTGGAGGGGAACAGTAGCGGTGATCATGGGATCGAACGGCCGGGATTCGTGCACGGAATGACGTGTATTCCGATCTACAAGTCGGCGGAGTTCTCGGTAGGGAACCGGCGGGGTAcggtggaggaggaggaggaggatgacGAGAGGAGTTCGTCGACGACTTCGTCTATTGGGAGGAACAGTGATGATTCGCCGGGAGGAAGGTCGTCGTCGGGAGGCGGTGATGCGGACGGAGACGGCGAGGAAGTGCAGAGCTCGTTCAAGGGTGGAGCTCTGGACAATTTGGAGGCGCTGGAGGAGGTTTTGCCGATTAA GAGAGGCATATCAAAGTTCTATGCTGGTAAATCTAAATCTTTTACGAGTCTATCACATGCAGCTTCTTGTTCCTCCCTCAATGAAATTGTCAAGCCAGAGAATGCATACACAAGGAAACGCAAAAACTTGCTTGCttataataatttctttaataAGAATCGTAACCAGATGCATCAGAGCAATATTGGTGGGCTCTACAAGAGACCTACTAACTCCAGGAGTTCACTGGCTCTTGCTGCAACTCAAGAAGGCAATTTCAACTCAAATCCATCGCCACCTTGTTCCTTTCTTCCTCCTCTCCCTCCCCAAACTCAGAGTTATAGTATTGAGTCCTCATCACCTCCTGAACAGAAGTTCCGTGGATGGCGTTCTTTCTCCTTGTTTGATCTGCAGGGTGCTGCAGCTGGAGCTCCCAACACCTCTGGCGCAAAGGAATAG